The following are from one region of the Poecilia reticulata strain Guanapo linkage group LG7, Guppy_female_1.0+MT, whole genome shotgun sequence genome:
- the lzic gene encoding protein LZIC: protein MASRGKSETSKLKQNMEEQLDRLMQQLQDLEECREDLDEEEYEETKKETLEQLEEFNESLKKIMTGDMTLVDELGGMQLAIQAAISQAFKTPEVIRLFAKKQPGQLRTRLAEMDRDVMVGKMSRDVHTQQKMEILTALRKLGEKLTPEDDTFLAENATATLSQFEKVTANLGSEDKIMALASSGVKTQA, encoded by the exons ATGGCATCACGGGGTAAGTCCGAAACCAGCAAACTGAAGCAGAACATGGAGGAACAACTTGACAGATTgatgcagcagcttcaggacCTGGAGGAATGCAG agagGACCTGGATGAGGAGGAATAtgaggagacaaaaaaagagacactgGAACAGCTGGAGGAATTCAATGAGTCCCTGAAGAAGATAATGACAGGAGACATGACACTGGTGGATGAACTTGGTGGAATGCAGCTG GCAATCCAAGCTGCCATCAGCCAAGCATTCAAAACCCCCGAGGTGATCCGACTTTTTGCAAAGAAGCAGCCAGGACAGCTGAGGACCCGACTCGCTGAG ATGGACCGAGACGTGATGGTGGGGAAAATGTCTCGGGACGTGCACACGCAGCAGAAAATGGAAATCCTCACAGCCCTGAGGAAGCTGGGAGAGAAG CTCACTCCAGAGGATGACACATTCCTGGCTGAAAACGCGACGGCGACTCTGAGTCAGTTTGAAAAAGTCACTGCAAACCTGG ggtcGGAAGACAAAATTATGGCCTTAGCCAGTTCTGGGGTGAAAACCCAAGCATAG
- the nmnat1 gene encoding nicotinamide/nicotinic acid mononucleotide adenylyltransferase 1, protein MENPTTSKVVLLACGSFNPITNVHLRMFELARDHLEDTGQYSVIKGIISPVGDAYKKKGLIEASHRVEMARLATESSEWITVDSWESQQSDWVETAKVIRHHYEELLAREHNRDNVDTVKYTKKRRIEENYIASSVHHRKRDGPQLMLLCGADVLESFGIPNLWKQEDITEIVGQYGLVCITRCGGDPYKFINQSDDLWKYRKNIHVVHEWVTNDISATHVRRALRRGRSVRYLLPESVVRYVQEHGLYSADSEQKNADVVLAPFQKYSDASTSG, encoded by the exons ATGGAGAATCCCACTACATCCAAAGTGGTTCTGCTGGCCTGTGGCTCCTTCAACCCCATCACTAACGTGCACCTGAGGATGTTTGAGCTGGCCAGAGATCACCTGGAAGACACAG gtCAGTACAGTGTGATAAAAGGAATAATCTCCCCGGTGGGCGATGCCTATAAGAAGAAGGGTTTGATTGAGGCCAGCCACCGGGTGGAGATGGCCAGGCTGGCCACAGAAAGCTCAGAGTGGATCACAGTGGACTCCTGGGAGAGCCAGCAGTCAGACTGGGTGGAGACGGCTAAAGTTATCCG GCATCACTATGAAGAGCTGCTCGCTAGAGAACATAACAGGGACAACGTGGACACCGTCAAGTATACAAAGAAGAGACGTATAGAGGAGAATTATATAGCGAGTTCAGTTCATCACAGGAAAAGAG ACGGCCCTCAGCTGATGCTGCTGTGTGGGGCAGACGTCCTCGAATCCTTCGGAATCCCCAATCTGTGGAAGCAGGAGGACATCACCGAGATCGTGGGACAGTACGGGCTGGTTTGCATCACCCGCTGCGGCGGCGACCCATACAAGTTCATCAACCAGTCGGACGATTTGTGGAAGTATCGCAAGAACATCCACGTCGTCCACGAATGGGTGACCAACGACATCTCGGCGACTCACGTGCGCCGGGCGCTTCGTCGAGGCCGAAGCGTCCGATACCTGCTGCCCGAGAGCGTCGTCCGCTACGTACAGGAACACGGCCTCTACAGCGCCGACAGCGAGCAGAAAAACGCTGACGTGGTTCTGGCACCTTTTCAGAAATACTCTGATGCCTCTACAAGCGGATAA